The Providencia sp. PROV188 genome includes a region encoding these proteins:
- the cydH gene encoding cytochrome bd-I oxidase subunit CydH — MDTDFKYGLLAAFGSLAVIILFAVHIF, encoded by the coding sequence ATGGATACAGATTTTAAATATGGATTGCTAGCTGCGTTTGGCTCTTTAGCTGTAATTATTTTGTTTGCTGTGCACATTTTCTGA
- the purR gene encoding HTH-type transcriptional repressor PurR has translation MATIKDVAKRAGVSTTTVSHVINKTRFVADDTKTAVWAAIKELNYSPSAVARSLKVNHTKSIGLLATSSEAPYFAEVIESVENSCYEKGYTLILCNSHNNLGKQKAYLQMLAQKRVDGLLVMCSEYPDTLIGMLEDYRNIPMVVMDWGTSRGDFTDSIIDNSFHGGYLAGRYLIDRGHREIGVIPGSLERNTGIGRLTGFKKAMEEAKVTLKDEWIVQGDFEPESGYKAMMQILSNKHRPTAVFCGGDIMAMGAICAADEMGLRVPQDISIIGYDNVRNARYFTPALTTIHQPKERLGQMAFAMLLDRIVNKREDAQTIEVHPRLVERRSVADGPFIDYRR, from the coding sequence ATGGCAACAATTAAAGATGTGGCGAAACGTGCGGGCGTCTCTACCACAACCGTCTCCCATGTTATCAACAAGACGCGTTTTGTCGCTGATGATACAAAAACAGCCGTTTGGGCCGCCATCAAAGAGCTCAATTATTCTCCGAGTGCGGTTGCGCGTAGTTTAAAAGTCAACCACACCAAATCAATTGGTCTGTTGGCAACATCAAGTGAAGCCCCCTATTTCGCAGAAGTGATCGAGTCTGTCGAGAATAGTTGCTATGAGAAAGGCTATACTCTAATTTTATGTAACTCTCACAATAACTTAGGTAAGCAAAAAGCGTACTTGCAAATGTTGGCACAAAAACGTGTCGATGGGCTACTTGTGATGTGTTCAGAATACCCTGACACCTTGATAGGTATGTTGGAAGATTACCGAAATATCCCAATGGTCGTCATGGACTGGGGTACCTCTCGCGGGGATTTCACTGACAGTATTATTGATAACTCTTTCCACGGTGGTTACTTAGCGGGTCGTTACCTTATTGACCGTGGTCACCGTGAAATTGGCGTGATCCCTGGCTCTCTCGAAAGAAATACAGGTATTGGGCGTTTAACCGGCTTCAAAAAAGCCATGGAAGAAGCCAAAGTCACATTAAAAGATGAATGGATTGTTCAAGGGGATTTCGAGCCAGAATCAGGCTATAAAGCGATGATGCAGATCCTCAGTAACAAGCACCGCCCAACGGCAGTCTTCTGTGGTGGAGACATCATGGCGATGGGGGCAATCTGTGCGGCTGACGAGATGGGATTACGTGTCCCTCAAGATATTTCCATTATTGGTTATGATAACGTGCGTAATGCACGCTATTTCACGCCTGCATTAACCACAATTCACCAGCCAAAAGAGCGTTTAGGTCAAATGGCGTTTGCGATGTTGCTCGATCGTATTGTGAATAAACGCGAAGATGCGCAAACGATTGAAGTTCATCCGCGTTTAGTTGAGCGCCGTTCCGTGGCTGACGGTCCATTTATTGATTATCGCCGCTAA
- the sodB gene encoding superoxide dismutase [Fe] — MSFELPALPYAKDALEPHISAETLEYHYGKHHNTYVVNLNNLIKGTKFEGLSLEEIIKTSEAGVFNNAAQVWNHTFYWHCLAPNAGGEPTGKVAEAINKAFGSFAQFKEQFTDAAVKNFGAGWTWLVKKADGSLAIVNTSNAATPISGDDKPVLTVDIWEHAYYIDYRNARPKYLENFWALVNWKFVEENLA; from the coding sequence AGAACCTCATATCTCTGCTGAAACCTTAGAATACCACTACGGTAAGCACCACAACACTTATGTTGTTAACCTGAATAACCTGATCAAAGGCACTAAATTTGAAGGTCTGTCTTTAGAAGAAATCATTAAAACTTCTGAAGCTGGCGTATTCAATAACGCGGCTCAAGTTTGGAACCACACTTTCTACTGGCACTGCTTGGCTCCAAATGCAGGTGGCGAGCCAACCGGTAAAGTTGCAGAAGCTATCAACAAAGCATTCGGTTCATTTGCTCAGTTCAAAGAGCAATTCACTGATGCCGCAGTTAAAAACTTCGGTGCAGGTTGGACTTGGTTAGTGAAGAAAGCAGATGGCAGCCTGGCTATCGTTAACACGTCTAACGCGGCAACACCAATTTCTGGTGACGATAAGCCAGTTCTGACTGTTGATATCTGGGAACACGCATACTACATCGACTACCGTAACGCACGTCCAAAATACTTAGAAAACTTCTGGGCGTTAGTTAACTGGAAATTTGTTGAAGAAAATCTGGCTTAA